In the genome of Carnobacterium pleistocenium FTR1, one region contains:
- the glnA gene encoding type I glutamate--ammonia ligase — MAKFTREEIEDASKKGNIRFLRLMFTDILGVIKNVEVPISQLKKVLDNQLMFDGSSIEGFVRIEESDMYLRPDLDTWLIFPWETSKESGKIARLICDVYNPDGTPFAGDPRSNLKRTLKEMTELGFTDFNLGPEPEFFLFKLDEKNEPTLELNDDGGYFDLAPTDLGENCRRDIVLQLEDLGFEIEASHHEVAPGQHEIDWKYASAIEACDNIQTFKLIVKTVARKYGLHATFMPKPLYGVNGSGMHFNLSLFTKEGNAFYDKDGDMELSDTARQFLAGILNHAKAFTAIVNPTVNSYKRLVPGYEAPVYIAWSGRNRSPLIRVPQSRGMSTRVELRSVDPSANPYLAMAVLLKAGLDGIKNEMKAPEPINRNIYVMSEKDRNENGIYDLPGTLKEALGYLENDSTIKDGLGEHIYENFVNAKNIEWAAFREQVTEWERKQYLKLY, encoded by the coding sequence ATGGCTAAGTTTACGAGAGAAGAAATAGAAGATGCATCAAAAAAAGGGAATATCCGATTCTTAAGATTAATGTTTACTGATATTTTAGGGGTCATTAAAAATGTCGAGGTACCTATTAGTCAATTGAAAAAAGTACTGGATAATCAATTGATGTTTGATGGATCTTCCATTGAAGGATTTGTCAGAATCGAAGAAAGTGATATGTATTTAAGACCTGATTTGGATACATGGTTGATTTTTCCATGGGAAACGTCTAAAGAATCCGGTAAAATCGCTCGCTTGATCTGTGATGTTTACAATCCAGATGGAACTCCTTTTGCTGGCGACCCTCGTTCTAACTTAAAGCGTACATTAAAAGAAATGACGGAATTAGGTTTTACTGATTTTAACTTAGGACCTGAACCTGAATTTTTCCTTTTCAAACTTGATGAAAAAAATGAACCCACATTAGAACTGAATGATGATGGCGGCTATTTTGATTTGGCTCCAACAGATTTAGGTGAAAATTGTCGTCGTGATATCGTATTACAATTAGAAGATCTTGGTTTTGAGATTGAAGCTAGTCACCATGAGGTTGCACCTGGACAACATGAGATCGATTGGAAGTACGCTAGTGCAATAGAAGCGTGTGACAATATTCAAACCTTTAAATTGATCGTGAAGACAGTCGCTCGTAAATATGGCTTACATGCTACTTTCATGCCTAAACCTTTATATGGCGTAAACGGATCTGGTATGCACTTTAACTTGTCCTTGTTTACTAAAGAAGGAAATGCGTTTTACGATAAAGATGGAGATATGGAATTAAGCGATACAGCTCGTCAATTTTTAGCAGGGATTTTAAATCACGCTAAAGCTTTCACAGCAATTGTGAATCCTACCGTGAATTCATATAAACGACTTGTACCTGGCTATGAAGCACCCGTATACATCGCTTGGAGCGGTCGTAACCGTTCGCCATTGATTCGAGTACCACAATCAAGAGGAATGTCTACACGCGTAGAATTGCGTAGCGTTGATCCTAGCGCAAATCCATACTTAGCTATGGCCGTTCTATTGAAAGCAGGATTAGACGGTATTAAGAATGAAATGAAAGCACCGGAACCTATCAATCGGAATATCTATGTGATGAGTGAAAAAGATCGTAATGAAAATGGTATCTATGATTTGCCAGGCACACTGAAAGAAGCATTAGGCTACCTAGAAAATGACAGTACAATCAAAGATGGCTTAGGAGAACACATCTACGAAAATTTTGTCAATGCTAAGAATATTGAATGGGCTGCTTTCCGTGAACAAGTTACTGAGTGGGAAAGAAAACAATACTTGAAACTATATTAA
- a CDS encoding PH domain-containing protein, translated as MGLISGLLGNAGNISENEARKKLSDVILETEVIDLAFKLVRDLIIFTDKRLIVIDKQGITGKKTTYHSVPYKSISRFLVETTGHFDLDAELKIFISSANEPAITLQFTNDKHISAIQQALALAVL; from the coding sequence ATGGGATTAATTAGTGGTCTTTTAGGAAATGCAGGAAACATTAGCGAAAATGAAGCTCGAAAAAAATTATCGGACGTTATTTTAGAGACTGAAGTGATTGACCTAGCTTTCAAGTTGGTCCGTGATTTAATTATTTTCACAGATAAACGGTTAATTGTTATTGATAAACAAGGAATCACCGGTAAAAAAACAACTTATCATTCGGTGCCTTATAAGTCAATCAGCCGATTTTTAGTGGAAACGACTGGTCATTTTGATTTAGATGCTGAATTGAAAATTTTTATTTCTAGTGCTAATGAACCAGCTATCACATTACAGTTTACGAATGATAAACACATTTCTGCCATTCAACAAGCTCTGGCATTAGCAGTCCTTTAA
- the nrdH gene encoding glutaredoxin-like protein NrdH, which yields MKKNIIVYSKPNCMQCNFTKKYLEDKGIPYEVKDIFESEEALNEVKELGFSSVPVITIEGHEAFNGFRPDLLDQLA from the coding sequence ATGAAAAAAAACATCATTGTTTATTCTAAACCAAACTGTATGCAATGCAATTTCACAAAAAAATATTTAGAGGATAAAGGGATTCCTTATGAAGTTAAGGATATTTTTGAATCAGAAGAAGCTTTAAATGAAGTGAAAGAACTTGGATTTAGCTCTGTTCCAGTTATTACTATTGAAGGACATGAAGCATTCAATGGATTCCGTCCGGATCTCCTTGATCAACTAGCATGA
- a CDS encoding ribonucleotide reductase stimulatory protein, with product MKVVYISLTGQTRKFIKKLSMDSLELTPTNPYIALGEPFIIVTPTYDKQATDLLNDFIETADNKKYFKGVAGGGNLNFGKLFAFTAKDLAYDYKVPLLHTFEFQGNDEDVAKLKKAVKDIG from the coding sequence ATGAAAGTAGTTTATATCAGCCTAACCGGTCAAACACGAAAGTTTATCAAAAAACTAAGTATGGATTCATTGGAATTAACTCCAACGAATCCATATATTGCTTTAGGGGAACCCTTTATCATCGTTACGCCTACCTATGACAAACAAGCAACTGATTTATTGAATGACTTTATTGAAACGGCTGATAATAAAAAGTATTTTAAAGGGGTAGCCGGTGGTGGGAATTTGAATTTCGGTAAACTTTTTGCCTTTACAGCAAAAGATTTAGCGTACGATTACAAAGTTCCGTTATTGCATACTTTTGAATTTCAAGGTAATGACGAAGATGTTGCAAAATTAAAGAAAGCGGTGAAAGATATTGGATAA